Genomic window (Leeia aquatica):
GGAAGTCACCATGGCCGCTACAAAGCGATCGCGCTTGGCCTGGTAGAACGCGGGCAGGGCCAGATAATGCGCGGGCGTTTGCAGATAGTTTGCCAGTGCATGTTGCATCGGGGTATTGACCGAGAACACCAGAAACTGGTGGACCCGGCGGAATTCCTGCATCCAGTCTGCCGGGCCTGCGCAGTAGCCGATCTTCCATCCGGTAGCGTGGAAGGTCTTGCCGAACGAATATACCAGCATGCTGCGGGATGCCAGCAAAGGGTCACGGGCCAGACTCTGGTGTGCCGCGCCATCAAACACGATGTGTTCATAGACTTCGTCCGACAGCACATAGAGCTGTGGCCATTGCTGCAGTAGCGTACGAAGCTGCTGCAGGTCATCTGCACTGAGCATGGCGGTGCTGGGATTGTTCGGGTTGTTGAGGATGAGCAGACGGGTGCGCGGGGTGACGCGGCGCTGGACTTCGGTCCAGTCGATCGCATACTGCGGCGGGCGCAGGCTGATACGTTGCTCGATACCGCCATTGAGGCGGATGGCCGGGCCATAGCTGTCATACGCCGGTTCAAACAGCAGCACTTCGTCACCCGGCTGAATCAGCGCCGTGATGGCGGTGTAGAGCGCCTGGGTGGCCCCGGCGGTGACGGTGATTTGATGCTCTGGATCGTAGGCTTGCCCATAGGCCGCTTCCAGCTTGCGCGCCAGAACCTCGCGCAGGCGCGGCAGGCCCGGCATCGGGGCATACTGATTGTGGCCGTCCTGC
Coding sequences:
- a CDS encoding methionine aminotransferase, yielding MESKLPGVGTTIFTVMSQLAQQHGAINLSQGFPDFPCDPVLLQAVTQAMQDGHNQYAPMPGLPRLREVLARKLEAAYGQAYDPEHQITVTAGATQALYTAITALIQPGDEVLLFEPAYDSYGPAIRLNGGIEQRISLRPPQYAIDWTEVQRRVTPRTRLLILNNPNNPSTAMLSADDLQQLRTLLQQWPQLYVLSDEVYEHIVFDGAAHQSLARDPLLASRSMLVYSFGKTFHATGWKIGYCAGPADWMQEFRRVHQFLVFSVNTPMQHALANYLQTPAHYLALPAFYQAKRDRFVAAMVTSRFVLLPSRGTYFQLARYDRISDIPDTEFAQWLTREHGVAVIPLSAFHADGTDHGIIRFCFAKQDATLDAATSRLCRV